One stretch of Pyrenophora tritici-repentis strain M4 chromosome 4, whole genome shotgun sequence DNA includes these proteins:
- a CDS encoding IlvE, Branched-chain amino acid aminotransferase/4-amino-4-deoxychorismate lyase, which produces MAPIAVTPPNHNETVTNLTQAGIKSALLKNAPEQVNSASLTTSTTATPPNELQVQQKEIVDAPLASLDASKVTCTYTTTPRTVPAVGSAEMASQKVCTDHMVQAKWTVESGWEAPTVQPYGPISLAPTASCLHYATECFEGMKLYRGYDGKLRLFRPDLNCRRMLMSTNRIALPAFDPEELLKLIVKLCATDGKKWLPKDRPGQFLYIRPTMIASDPALGVERPKEALLFVILCCFAPMGDMSGGIKLLASQDDMCRAWPGGFGYAKVGANYGPSLVAQGEARKRGYHQILWLFGDDCTITEAGASNFFVVWKTKEGRLQLITADLNERIVLDGVTRRSILELARERLVSSAPSDLETLEVVERKFNVFEIEEAAKEDRLVEAFAAGTAWFVAPISQIHFRGKDIEVPMVKGDSGAYASFFKNSLKGIMWGSDGMESHAWGRVVDEE; this is translated from the coding sequence ATGGCTCCCATCGCAGTCACACCTCCCAACCACAACGAGACCGTCACCAATCTCACACAAGCCGGCATCAAATCGGCGCTCCTCAAGAATGCGCCTGAGCAAGTAAACTCGGCCTCCCTCACAACCTCCACCACAGCTACACCGCCAAATGAGCTTCAAGTCCAGCAAAAGGAAATCGTCGATGCGCCTCTCGCAAGTCTCGATGCCTCAAAAGTCACATGCACCTACACCACCACACCCCGCACCGTCCCCGCGGTAGGCTCAGCGGAAATGGCGAGCCAAAAGGTGTGCACCGACCACATGGTTCAAGCCAAGTGGACCGTCGAGTCTGGCTGGGAAGCACCAACAGTACAGCCCTACGGCCCCATTTCTCTTGCACCTACAGCATCATGCCTACACTACGCAACCGAGTGCTTCGAAGGCATGAAGCTCTACCGCGGCTACGACGGCAAACTGCGCCTCTTCCGACCGGACCTCAACTGCCGCCGCATGCTCATGTCCACGAACCGCATCGCGCTGCCCGCCTTTGACCCCGAGGAACTTCTCAAGCTCATCGTCAAGCTGTGTGCTACCGATGGAAAGAAGTGGCTGCCCAAGGACCGACCAGGCCAGTTCTTGTACATTCGTCCTACAATGATTGCCTCGGACCCTGCTCTTGGTGTTGAGCGACCAAAGGAGGCGCTGCTGTTCGTCATCCTGTGCTGCTTTGCGCCCATGGGCGACATGAGCGGTGGTATCAAACTCCTCGCTTCTCAGGACGACATGTGCCGTGCCTGGCCTGGCGGTTTCGGTTATGCTAAGGTCGGTGCCAACTATGGCCCCTCGCTTGTTGCTCAGGGCGAGGCGAGAAAGAGGGGTTACCACCAAATCCTTTGGCTGTTCGGCGATGACTGCACAATCACTGAGGCGGGCGCCAGCAACTTCTTCGTCGTGTGGAAGACCAAGGAGGGCAGGCTTCAGCTCATCACTGCGGATCTGAACGAGCGTATCGTCCTGGACGGTGTTACGCGTCGCTCCATCCTCGAGCTTGCACGCGAGCGCCTCGTCTCTTCTGCGCCATCGGACCTTGAGACACTCGAAGTTGTAGAGCGCAAGTTCAACGTCTTTGAGATTGAGGAGGCAGCCAAGGAGGACCGTTTGGTCGAGGCTTTCGCCGCAGGTACGGCTTGGTTCGTTGCACCCATCAGCCAGATCCACTTCCGCGGCAAGGACATTGAGGTTCCCATGGTCAAGGGCGATTCTGGCGCGTATGCCAGCTTTTTCAAGAACTCGCTCAAGGGTATCATGTGGGGCAGTGACGGCATGGAGAGCCACGCGTGGGGCCGTGTTGTTGACGAGGAGTAG
- a CDS encoding BatA domain containing protein → MRTSTALAIVLSATASLVAAQQKCDAQNIVDTCVSGYQARIEACQKKGNDFICLCDVYRDVLVCYNNCPNSNERSPVENTVTSYCGAAEPLRAAASSSMASVASVAATQSHASPASTSSPTGSSSSGGKTTGTATDGEEAKPTATSFAGAAAVNGVKAGAAIVAVVAGLL, encoded by the exons ATGCGTACCTCGACCGCCCTTGCCATCGTCCTCTCCGCGACCGCCAGCCTCGTTGCTGCGCAGCAAAAGTGCGATGCTCAGAA CATCGTAGACACATGCGTGTCCGGCTACCAAGCCCGCATCGAAGCCTGCCAAAAGAAGGGAAACGACTTCATCTGCCTCTGCGACGTCTACCGCGACGTGCTCGTCTGCTACAACAATTGCCCCAACAGCAACGAGCGCTCGCCCGTAGAAAACACCGTTACCTCTTACTGCGGCGCTGCTGAGCCCCTGCGCGCGGCAGCCTCTTCTTCCATGGCATCAGTTGCTAGTGTCGCGGCTACCCAGAGCCATGCTAGTCCTGCCTCGACTTCATCGCCTACGGGATCTTCGTCGTCCGGTGGAAAGACTACGGGAACTGCGACAGACGGTGAGGAGGCAAAGCCTACGGCTACGAGCTTTGCGGGAGCTGCGGCTGTAAATGGTGTCAAGGCTGGTGCGGCGATTGTTGCCGTTGTTGCCGGACTCTTGTAG